Proteins co-encoded in one Arachis stenosperma cultivar V10309 chromosome 7, arast.V10309.gnm1.PFL2, whole genome shotgun sequence genomic window:
- the LOC130939677 gene encoding uncharacterized protein LOC130939677, translating into MANLANLMEANVATTSHAVQRLDQPAGNGNGNRNRDGEGNDLGGTPMTLTSFLKVHPPTFRGLTNSTEADNWFRAMERALQAQHVPTNQYVEFVAYQLSGETQYWWQGECQLLRLSNAEISWDVFQTVFYKKYFPELVREVRELELMQLKQGSLSIVEYTTKFEEL; encoded by the coding sequence ATGGCCAACCTGGCTAATCTTATGGAGGCGAATGTTGCTACGACTTCGCATGCTgtgcaaagattggatcaaccAGCTGGAAATGGGAATGGAAATAGAAATAGAGACGGAGAAGGAAATGACTTGGGAGGTACTCCGATGACTTTGACTTCATTTCTGAAGGTTCATCCACCAACTTTCAGAGGTTTGACCAACTCAACTGAAGCAGACAACTGGTTCCGAGCAATGGAGCGTGCACTACAGGCTCAACATGTCCCAACTAACCAATACGTGGAGTTTGTGGCCTATCAACTGTCAGGAGAGACACAATATTGGTGGCAAGGAGAGTGCCAGTTGTTGCGACTTTCGAATGCTGAGATTTCTTGGGATGTATTTCAGACGGTGTTCTACAAGAAGTATTTTCCGGAATTGGTAAGAGAAGTTAGAGAGTTGGAGCTTATGCAGCTGAAGCAAGGCTCATTGTCAATAGTAGAGTACACAACCAAATTTGAAGAACTTTGA